The Methanobrevibacter thaueri region TGTTTGCATCAATAACCATAATGGAACTCTCACCAATGACAACATAAATATCCTCATTAACACTAGGACTCACACTAGGCCTGAAATTACCTAAACTGATTAAAACAGGATCTCCACCATTCTCCCATAACTTATATGGAGTGATGACCAGATTATAGCTTGAGCTTTCATATTGATATTCGCTTACAGTAAATATATTCGCATCAGAATCTATTATCGGTGCAAACAGACTTGATGCCTGATAAATATTAGAATAACCATAACGACTACCGTTTTGATTTACAAAGTAAATTGTATCACCGGCCCTTGGAGATATGATAACATCACGACCAGTGCTAAGGCCTGTGAAATTACCGATACGGGAGTCAGATGAGTAAATCCACCTTAAACTGCCATCTGCATCATATGAATAAATTCCGCTATCAGTTGCAACATAGATGTTGCCATCGCTATCAACAACAATATTTGAAACAACACTGCTGTTGATTTGAGCACTCCAAGATATGTTTCCACTGCAATTACCAATATAACTGGTTTTTTGTGTGTTTTGAGTATCCGCACCACTATTGCTCCATTGAGGAGAATCAAATTCCCTAACTTCAAAAGTAGTGCTATTGCTTACGCTGTTATAGTTGTCACCCTCAAAAAATGCTGTGATTGTATAATTTCCCGCACTTAAATCCTTAAGAGTGTATGTAACTTCACCAGACATTGGAATAGGCAGAACCTTACCATCAATAGTAAAACTGCCTTTAGTCTTGGCAGGAACAATGATAGTAATCACCTCATCCTGACCAATGTAAATGTCCTGGGAATTCATGGAAAATGTGAAATCCCCCCTTGAAACATTCATATAATCAGTTACAGTTTTATTATAGTAATTATCATCTCCACTATAGAATAGGGAAACTTTATGATTATCTCCAACGTTGACTCCATAAATTAAAATCTGCGCTTGACCGTTTATAACTTCAGAGGAATTGCTGATACCTTCAACAATAGCAGTGACAATACCACGGGCATCATCATTTAAAGAAACTTCAATTACTGCTGCATCACCATAGCTACTGTTTCCAATAGAAACTTCCATAATCGGTTCTGAATTATCCACTTCAACAAAAATTGACTTTTGACTAACAGCATAACGCTCATTACCATTATAAACAGCAGTGATGAAATAATCACCACGGCAGATATTGCTGATAGTGTAGGTAGCCTGATTGTTATTTAAAATTAAGGTTTCAGTAATGTTATTGATTGTTAAAGTAACATTTCCAGCAGCATTATTAGTTGTTTTAATTGTTAATGTTAAATCAGACCCCACCTCAATGTTATTAGCAGTAATTTCAGTTGTAGTAGGATATTTATTTACACTGACTTTAGATGATACAGATTGATTTGCATACTTCTCATTACCTGAAAATACAACATAGATCTCATAATTTCCTGCTTCAATGTTACTGAATGTGAATTTATTAAATATACTTGATTTAGTTTGTGATTTACCGCCCACACTAACTTTAAAAGTGCCTTTGCTTTCTGCAATATCCCCCGGAGCAACAATTGTAACAATCAAATCATCACCGTACATAACATCAGAAGCTTTAATAGAAAGTTTCGGATTATCTTTAACAAAGTCAAAATACAAATCAAATGAAACAATATTGTAACTTGCTGTTAAAACACCCTTGCCACTGGCAGTCTGGGTATAAACAACATTTGAATTATAATTCACAAAATTCTTATTTACAGTACCATTCAAAGCACTAATCTCTAAATCAAACTTAACCAGCCCATTATATCGACTAATGGAACCATTCTCAATTAAATAACAGTTGAATTGGACATTACTAGATTGGCCATACTCCAATGTGTCAAGATTACAGCTAGCATTTAAAAACAACCAATTATTAATATTAAAATTAGAAGGTTTAGAAGTATTATTTAAAGTATTGCCCCACCAATTATAATCCAAATAAACATTATCAATTTTATTTTCAATAATTTTACTATTATTCAATAAAACTGAATTTTTAATACTTGCAAAAGCATTATTATAAACAATTACATTATTATTTGTAAAAATTGATTTTGCAACATTTACATTATCTGCATCAATAAGATTGGAGCAGAAATTACTGTCGAAAATACAATTATTTACAACAAGATTGCCTTTAACCTGTTTAATGAAAGTATCAGATTCTAAATTGATAATCTTAATATTTTTTATAGTGAAATTATTGGCATTAACAGTGAATGATGTGTTATTAGTTAAAATTACATTACCTGCCCCGATTATTGTTAAATTATGATTAATTTGGAAATTTTCTTCATCATAAACACCATCAAGAATTACAATACCATAATCATCTCCCGCAAGTTCTAAAGACCTTTTAATGGTATTAACCGGAAAACTTCTCAAAGTACCATTATTACTGTCATTACCATAATTTTTAGAAACAAAAATATAATTGCCAACAGAAGCAATATTCACTAAATTAGACTTAATATTAGAAATTGTTGGAATAACATAAACATCACCCATTGTAAAACCATCAAAATCAACAGTGAATATATTACTATCTACAGTT contains the following coding sequences:
- a CDS encoding Ig-like domain repeat protein, which encodes MNFKTKLFILILLLIIVGIGSVSAHDTDDANVTLSQDEIIVQDDVDEINSENTLKSSDIQESLKGDVSDEIIVNNWDELQYYCSLKDDDYTLKLKENTSFYPTDPDDSNYQIKVYNKVKIIGSEGSYIGYNSSDAPSIKYAAIIVPDGAKSGISMENVAFKWIRTDYGSDGVFLQMGGVRNNVFKNCQFSYITTNKGHSTIIYLKKGTATLDNCSFINCTTDYGCVSVYDPNSVKTTDMVVRNCYFEGNYAKTEPGCINNCGKLTVYNTTFVKNRSFWWAGAIHTHNYGNTTIYDSNFTDNVAGWNGGALYTYSYLQIYNTVFSGNNCTTNSGGGAIGACAFQSNPHIYIENCLFEKNSNNCWSADELSNDAGAGGAIAIMDEGSIIVLNTIFISNSAAYGSAISAHAAGEYGSPNVIIANNSFINHTVTESLSVSVSGSSAIIEGNYFEGNYVIFKKLDLKEISSGKDYATLQVDVNLTNPQYYDSDILNKINYDVYVNDEYVKTVDSNIFTVDFDGFTMGDVYVIPTISNIKSNLVNIASVGNYIFVSKNYGNDSNNGTLRSFPVNTIKRSLELAGDDYGIVILDGVYDEENFQINHNLTIIGAGNVILTNNTSFTVNANNFTIKNIKIINLESDTFIKQVKGNLVVNNCIFDSNFCSNLIDADNVNVAKSIFTNNNVIVYNNAFASIKNSVLLNNSKIIENKIDNVYLDYNWWGNTLNNTSKPSNFNINNWLFLNASCNLDTLEYGQSSNVQFNCYLIENGSISRYNGLVKFDLEISALNGTVNKNFVNYNSNVVYTQTASGKGVLTASYNIVSFDLYFDFVKDNPKLSIKASDVMYGDDLIVTIVAPGDIAESKGTFKVSVGGKSQTKSSIFNKFTFSNIEAGNYEIYVVFSGNEKYANQSVSSKVSVNKYPTTTEITANNIEVGSDLTLTIKTTNNAAGNVTLTINNITETLILNNNQATYTISNICRGDYFITAVYNGNERYAVSQKSIFVEVDNSEPIMEVSIGNSSYGDAAVIEVSLNDDARGIVTAIVEGISNSSEVINGQAQILIYGVNVGDNHKVSLFYSGDDNYYNKTVTDYMNVSRGDFTFSMNSQDIYIGQDEVITIIVPAKTKGSFTIDGKVLPIPMSGEVTYTLKDLSAGNYTITAFFEGDNYNSVSNSTTFEVREFDSPQWSNSGADTQNTQKTSYIGNCSGNISWSAQINSSVVSNIVVDSDGNIYVATDSGIYSYDADGSLRWIYSSDSRIGNFTGLSTGRDVIISPRAGDTIYFVNQNGSRYGYSNIYQASSLFAPIIDSDANIFTVSEYQYESSSYNLVITPYKLWENGGDPVLISLGNFRPSVSPSVNEDIYVVIGESSIMVIDANSREPLFVKTGGFKNVRPVIGEGNIIYTILGDSIVAYRIDGGQFNPLRITGGAGNNLLVDDDLGVVYATNANGNLYSYDVFDGVETLISDLSITSGILIDANHNLFFGCDNMFYAIDSTGKVLWKTDLGSKVIGNPVMNKNGTIYVTTEDNKLFALGNSTSVVNDTNASDEGNSTPAGNGTNGTGDTNGSTPSNVNPSNGGNNAKVTKKASKITAKKKTFKKSLKTKKYTVTLKSGKTPIKKVKLIIKIGKKTFKATTNAKGKATFKIRKFTKKGRYTAKITFKGNKYYKATTKKVKIVLK